The following is a genomic window from Armatimonadota bacterium.
CGGTTAGTTAATCAAGTATACGCAGGCGGAGCGCCCCTGTCAAGCCTCGCCCGGAAGGTCCGTCTGTTGGTTGCGTCCAGCCGGCTGTTTGTTCCCGCGCGATCGGCCTCGCCGTGCCGCGGCCTACGGCGTCAGCGGCGGCGGTCGGTCGCCTTTGAGCCAGGCGTCGAACCACTCCAGCCCCGGCCCGACGTCGATCTCGTGCTCGCCCGGGAAGATGTCGAGGCTGAAGCGCTGCGGCACGCCGAGGACGCGATAGGGGCGCCCGACCCGGCGCGCCGCGGGGGCCGCATCGTCAACCGTGAAGCACAGATCCTTCTCCCCGACCTGGATCATCAGCGGCCGCGGCGCGATGAGCATCGCCACCTCCGGGATGTCGCCGTATTTCCCCAGCCCCGGCATGTACTGCGCCCCGCAGTAATTCGCGCGGGCTACGGCGTCCTTCAGGGTGCTCAAGTAGCACACGATGACGGCGGTGCCGATTCTCCGGTCGAGCGCCGCGAGGTACGTCGTCATGGTGCCCCCGAACGAACAGCCGATGCAGCCGATACGGCGGCGGTCAACTTCGCGCCGCGACAGCAGGTAGTCCAGCGTGCGCATGCCGTCCCAGATCTGCAGGGCGAGACGGTGATACCCGAAATAGCCGTCCGCGAAATAGGTCACGTTGCATAGGTCCCGGCCCGGGCGCACCCAGTCCGCGTCGTCCTGGCGCTCGCCGAACCCGCGCCAGTCCGGGCTGATCGTCACATACCCGCGCTCCGCGAGGCGGCACGCGAGCTGGTGCTGATAGTCCTCCACCGCCTCCCCGTTGGGCCCGAGACCGACGAGCGGATCCTTCCCGGGGCCGTG
Proteins encoded in this region:
- a CDS encoding alpha/beta fold hydrolase, with product MPTKRKRIYTTQESSAARLAAAIRPLAFKARSVEEWRAWRRRFRAAIVRELGAMPDPVPLRPEVLERTELPSYTREKVVFDSERFQSVPAWVLTPRGVRRGERRPAVMCLHGHGPGKDPLVGLGPNGEAVEDYQHQLACRLAERGYVTISPDWRGFGERQDDADWVRPGRDLCNVTYFADGYFGYHRLALQIWDGMRTLDYLLSRREVDRRRIGCIGCSFGGTMTTYLAALDRRIGTAVIVCYLSTLKDAVARANYCGAQYMPGLGKYGDIPEVAMLIAPRPLMIQVGEKDLCFTVDDAAPAARRVGRPYRVLGVPQRFSLDIFPGEHEIDVGPGLEWFDAWLKGDRPPPLTP